The following nucleotide sequence is from Vulpes lagopus strain Blue_001 chromosome 1, ASM1834538v1, whole genome shotgun sequence.
GCAGCGGTGAGCGACCCACTGGGCCACTGGGATTGAGAAAGGAGAGACTGAAAAGCTGGTCAGCCGAGCTGGAGGCCTGCCCTAGGCAGTGCTGGTGGGGGACCTGAAGGAAGAGACCCCCCTCCCTGAACAGGAGCCACGGGCCTCGCTTCCAACGCTCTGCCAGGGAGATGGCGCTTAGTGGCCTGGGGTCAGCTGGCATCAACACGTGAGAAGATTagtttttcttctcctctggCCGATGGAATCCGTGATTTTGGGGGGGAAATCTGGTGAGTTGAGACACTGCTAATGAGCCCGCCAGCTCCAGGAAGTGTGGCCCAGCTCCCCTTTTAGGGCAGCTCTGTAACCTCCTGAGTGAACATTTGAAGGGTCCCAAGTAACCTGTCCTTCCTCCCCaacatcctcctcttcctcaacagggagaggagcagaggagcaaCGGTTTGGTTAAGTAGACAGCGTTCCAAGTCAGGTCCGCCACTAAAGAGGTCaccgggagggggggggggcatggccTCTACCTGCCGCGACTCggttttctcagctgtaaaatgggcatgacgCTGCATCACGACAAGTGGGCACCCCGAGGTGCcccgggggggggagggggggcatggCCTCTACCTGCCGCGACTCggttttctcagctgtaaaatgggcatgacgCTGCATCACGACAAGTGGGCACCCCGAGGTGCCCGGGGGGGGGGCATGGCCTCTACCTGCCGCGACTCggttttctcagctgtaaaatgggcatgacgCTGCATCACGACAAGTGGGCACCCCGAGGTgtccggggggaggggggggcatgGCCTCTACCTGCCGCGACTCggttttctcagctgtaaaatagGCATGACGCTGCATCACGACAAGTGGGCACCCCGAGGTGCCCGGGGGGGGGGCATGGCCTCTACCTGCCGCGACTCggttttctcagctgtaaaatgggcatgacgCTGCATCACGACAAGTGGGCACCCCGAGGTgccccggggggggggagggggggcatggCCTCTACCTGCCGCGACTCggttttctcagctgtaaaatgggcatgacgCTGCATCACGACAAGTGGGCACCCCGGggtgccccggggggggggggctcgcaGAACCTTGATTATCAAACAAGGCTCCGCGGCGGCGCCCGGGCGCAGGGCAGGTGCGCCCGGCTCGGGGCGCAGGAGGAGAGCCCCGGAGGCCATaccaaccttttctttctttttttttttttttacttattctgaTTTCTAATCCGGAGGCACCTGCGTTTGAGCGGAGGCTCCAGGTCCTCGGGCCCGGCGCCGAGCAGGGGCGCGGCGATGACGCCGGGCGCCAGGGCGCTCTTCTCGGCGGGCTTTGGCACCGGCTGGATCACGCAGCCCGCCTTGGGCAGCATCCGCAGGGCGTACGCGTGGTCCTCGTCCGCGGGGTTGTTGAGGTTCGGGTCCGACTTGTCGCCGCCCGCCAGGGCCTCCTCCCCCATCAGCTTCTTGGCCGCCTCCGCGTCCAGGTGGCAGTTGGAGGCGCAGTTGTTCTCCTTGACCGACTCCAGCTCGCTCACCGCGGGCTCGTCGGGCGACAGCAGCTTCttgggcggcgcgggcggcggcggcggcggcggcggcggcggcggcggcggctgctcgggcggcggctccgcgccCTTGGCgccctcggcggcggcggcggcggcggcggcggcggcgcgcgcgcCGTTCACGATGACGTTGCAGGCGGCGGCGGCCTCCGGGCCCGCGGGGGCGCCCGGGCCCGGGTCgccggcggcgggcgggctgCAGTGGCCGTCCCTGCAGCCGCCGCAGGTCCTGCGCTCCGCGGCGCCGGGCTCGCGCTCCGCCTGGCCGTGCGCGTGCAGCGCGCGGTGGATCACGTGGTGCAGGCGCGCGCGGTGGCCCACGGTGAGGTCGATGACGCCGTCCTGCGGGCCCTGCGGCGGGCCCTGGGGCGCGCCCGCGAAGCCCGGGGGGCTGCCCGCGCGCCGCGTCAGGTCCACCACGTCGCCGCGGCCCGGCTCCGCGGGGCCGGGATGGCTCAGCGCTCGGCCCGAGCAGCCGGGCGGCGAGTCCGCGGGCTTGGACGGGCCCTGCTTGGGGTCCCGGGGGGACAGGGCGCGCCCGCCCGGCTTGCCCCCCGCCGCCGACGGGTCGCCGGGCGCGCTCGGAACGAAGTTCTCCCCGTTGCTGGAGAACCCGTTGGGGGGCTTGGAGTCGCTGAcgtgggggatggggatggggatggggatgggcaCGGGCAGCGGCACGATCACGGGGTAGGGCACGAGCAAGGTGGGGGGCGGCACCAGCGGGGCGAGCGACGGCAGCCCGAAGTTCATCATCTGCGGCACGGGCACCGGGCCGTTGGGCATCATGCTCACGGGCGGGAAGGGCAGGCTGGGCAAGGGCgcgcccgggggcggcgggggcagcagGCCCGGGGGGTTCCCGGGCAGGGTCGGCGTGCTGGGGGCGTGGATGTGGGGCGACAGCATGGGCCGGTGCATGGGGCTGGACGTGGGGCCCAGGTTGCGGGGGCCGCCGGGCGGGGGCCCGATGCCGGGAAGCATGGGGTTGGGCAGCGGGCTGTTGGGGTTGGAGGCGTGGTGCGGCGGCCCGCGGATGAAGGGCGGGCGGATCTGCTGCATGATCTGCTGCTCCATGAAGATGGGCAGCGGCACCGGGCCGCGGTTGGTCATCACCATGGGAGGGCTGCGAGGCGGGACGCCGAGGGGAGGCCCGATGCTAGCGGGCGGCTGGACGGAGACGGGAGGGATGCTCGGAGTCTCGCTGATGGGCATGGACTTGGGCACTGGCGTGGGGATTTTAGTGACAGAGCAGTTGGCGGTGTCAGATGGAGAGACGGTGGTGGACGACGACGGGCCAGGGCCCTGGCTTTGGCCAGCTGCAGCCACCGGGGAGGGGGCCTTCCTCCGAGCATCTGCTAGAGGGATATTCCAAGAGTCTGGAGTGAGCAGCTGCACCCCGGTgccttctgctttattttccatgGGAGGGTGTAATGTGCTGCACAGCCCAGCTGGAAGATTGGCCTGTGTCTCTTTGTAGAAAATGTCCATTTTGTACTGATTGAGACATTTTGCACTGCAGAACTGAAGCCTTCTTTCCCCGTCCCCAAAATCCAGGTATTCTTTTGTGTGTCTTATGTGCTTACACCAGTCACATACCTACAACACAGtaatagaaaagagaaacaagataAGCAATTTCCTCCGGTAGATAGGGTTTCGTGTTTCACATAAGGGTTCTTTCAAACTTtatcacaattctttttttttttttttttttttccccaacaggcTGAAGTGTTTCTTTCGGAAAGGCAACAGTCTTAAGTGTTTGTAAAATGATTTCTCCTCGGGAAGTCAGACTTGCTTTTTAAATAGTAACTCTCCAGAATAGCAGTTATCACCATCTAGCATTAAAAaacagccgccgccgccgccgccaccaccgccaccaccaccaccaccacccaaacCTGTGCTGTGCCCTTTCGGCTCAGTGTAAAGGTGGCTCCGACAGAAAGGCGTCCATCTATCTGCCTGCCCACGTATTTTCACTTGTCAAAAGAGGCTCGctgtaaatataaatggaaataccTGTGGAGAGGAGGATTCTCCAGGAGGTTCGGTGGCCTTTGAAACAGAGCCCCATAAAATTCTCCTCACGCAAAGTCACTGTACGCTATTGACTGTGTTCAATAATGCAGTTGGAAAGGTTGTGCTGTGTTAACCAATAACACAAAGCGCGGAACATCATTATGTCTGGCTTCCAAAGGGAAACTTGGAATTAGTCATGAAGTCTGTGTGAGGTTTAGCTATTCCCAACCTGTGATGTTGCAGCAAGCTAGAATTATTTTTTGAGCTGTTTGCCCACTCTCTCTCAGTAGTCAGAATTTTTGGTGACATTTCTTGGCAGGCGGTCTTATTTAACAACTTTTCAAACACCAGAGAACGTTTTCCAAAAGTTGTTAtggctttttcccccccttcaAATCTACTCCTGGCAAACGAAAGATATcaccaaatttattttaaagttgggCTGCAGAACTAATTAAAGGCTGAGAGCTTTTCCCAATTGGAAATCACTAGACATCAAAGTTCAAAAAATAGTCATTCTCGGCTTCAGAACCCATTACTTTGGAGAAATTATTGTGATTTCATTAACACATTAATTTTGCAACACCATCAGCTCTCACAGATGGTGAAGACATGATCTACAATTCAAATATGACTCTTGTTTGCACAAATGTCTTTCCTTCATATGGCATTTTAAACAAGAATTAATATGAGTAATCTTGCCATAGCTATAAACAGATAAACAGATGTCAAAATTTTCAGTAGTTCTTTCAGTGGCTTACTTTTTTGACTGAAAAATTACAcacacaattttttctttttttcttttccttttttttctttctttctctttctttctttctttcttccttccttccttcctttctttctttctttctcttggtcATTTCCTTAGCTTAGCACTCAGTCATTAcagcagcagaggaagaattCTGAAATGCAGAATTTCACTGAAATGCAGTGCAATGGTGAGTTCCCTGATTTCAAGGCTCTCCTCCATAAAGCACTGATTCCAATATTGCTCTGAACGGGACCTTGTTTCTGTTGAGGAGGGTGTGTCTGTTGTTCTTTTGTTGATgcatgttgtgtttttttttttttttaactatggtAAACTGATAGCATTAAAAGATGATAACTTTTAATCACGATTGGTCACATCAACAATGCAAAAACAACATATGCTGGGCATTTGATTACTCATCTCATTTAACTCTCAGCTTTCCTTGACTGTAAACAGTGGTGGCATGCTAGTATGTGACTGGGGGTGTACACGCTTGTGGCAGATGTGGCTCTGTGTGTGCAAATCCACTCTCCtccttctcactttctttttttcgcTGATATTTG
It contains:
- the LOC121484539 gene encoding sine oculis-binding protein homolog, translating into MAEMEKEGRPPENKRSRKPAHPVKREINEEMKNFAENTMNELLGWYGYDKVELKDGEDIEFRSYPTDGESRQHISVLKENSLPKPKLPEDSVISPYNISTGYSGLATGNGLSDSPAGSKDHGNVPIIVPLIPPPFIKPPAEDDVSNVQIMCAWCQKVGIKRYSLSMGSEVKSFCSEKCFAACRRAYFKRNKARDEDGHAENFPQQHYAKETPRLAFKNNCELLVCDWCKHIRHTKEYLDFGDGERRLQFCSAKCLNQYKMDIFYKETQANLPAGLCSTLHPPMENKAEGTGVQLLTPDSWNIPLADARRKAPSPVAAAGQSQGPGPSSSTTVSPSDTANCSVTKIPTPVPKSMPISETPSIPPVSVQPPASIGPPLGVPPRSPPMVMTNRGPVPLPIFMEQQIMQQIRPPFIRGPPHHASNPNSPLPNPMLPGIGPPPGGPRNLGPTSSPMHRPMLSPHIHAPSTPTLPGNPPGLLPPPPPGAPLPSLPFPPVSMMPNGPVPVPQMMNFGLPSLAPLVPPPTLLVPYPVIVPLPVPIPIPIPIPHVSDSKPPNGFSSNGENFVPSAPGDPSAAGGKPGGRALSPRDPKQGPSKPADSPPGCSGRALSHPGPAEPGRGDVVDLTRRAGSPPGFAGAPQGPPQGPQDGVIDLTVGHRARLHHVIHRALHAHGQAEREPGAAERRTCGGCRDGHCSPPAAGDPGPGAPAGPEAAAACNVIVNGARAAAAAAAAAAEGAKGAEPPPEQPPPPPPPPPPPPPAPPKKLLSPDEPAVSELESVKENNCASNCHLDAEAAKKLMGEEALAGGDKSDPNLNNPADEDHAYALRMLPKAGCVIQPVPKPAEKSALAPGVIAAPLLGAGPEDLEPPLKRRCLRIRNQNK